Proteins found in one Halococcus agarilyticus genomic segment:
- a CDS encoding DUF5787 family protein — protein sequence MREFAFELALCAHLEAGFDGIVSRQLGASSSHNRVIDVACIEPGPGFDDRAELTPETIPDTAIESRVGAGEARYWKDCFDCHSDHARGVTECAVEIGFFETERRGGREYVRQAARYPDDWFGRIVGIENKPDLSSPGDLEDQLRTDASLGLFDAAILATASHVTGAHLNRIPEAIGVWRFDPETETREIVREPTPLSSAEPGIEPLDRGATQTDVRVVSVAEKARIRRRLAERAYGKGWRTYEFPSCEKIEPRAYAGTNGLPFCRWKGRFVHPAAECGVSCPGHDPADPPDVDLESERDRRSPWVRDPDGQRRRQAGLDRFG from the coding sequence GTGCGCGAGTTCGCGTTCGAGTTGGCGCTGTGTGCCCATCTCGAAGCCGGGTTCGATGGGATCGTGAGCCGCCAGCTCGGCGCGAGCAGTAGTCATAACCGGGTGATCGACGTCGCCTGCATCGAGCCGGGTCCCGGCTTCGACGATCGAGCCGAACTCACCCCCGAAACGATCCCCGATACCGCGATCGAGAGCCGTGTCGGCGCTGGCGAGGCGCGCTACTGGAAGGACTGCTTCGACTGTCACTCTGACCACGCGCGCGGCGTGACCGAGTGCGCGGTCGAGATCGGGTTTTTCGAGACCGAGCGCCGTGGCGGTCGGGAGTACGTCCGCCAGGCCGCGCGCTACCCCGACGACTGGTTCGGCCGGATCGTCGGGATCGAGAACAAGCCCGATCTCAGCTCCCCAGGAGATCTCGAAGACCAGCTCCGGACCGACGCGAGCCTCGGGCTGTTCGACGCGGCGATCCTCGCGACCGCCTCTCACGTCACCGGTGCACACCTGAACCGCATCCCCGAGGCGATCGGGGTCTGGCGGTTCGATCCCGAAACCGAAACCCGCGAGATCGTCCGCGAGCCGACGCCGCTCTCGTCCGCGGAACCGGGAATCGAACCCCTCGATCGCGGCGCGACGCAGACCGACGTGCGCGTGGTATCCGTGGCAGAAAAGGCCCGCATCCGCCGCCGGCTCGCCGAGCGCGCCTACGGGAAGGGCTGGCGCACCTACGAGTTCCCGTCGTGCGAGAAGATCGAACCTCGCGCGTACGCGGGCACGAACGGACTCCCGTTCTGCCGCTGGAAGGGCCGATTCGTCCACCCCGCGGCCGAGTGTGGCGTCTCCTGTCCGGGCCACGATCCCGCCGACCCACCCGACGTGGACCTCGAAAGCGAACGCGACCGCCGATCGCCGTGGGTGCGCGATCCCGACGGGCAGCGCCGCCGTCAGGCGGGCCTCGATCGGTTCGGCTGA
- the thsA gene encoding thermosome subunit alpha, with amino-acid sequence MGNQPLIVLSDDSQRTSGKDAQSMNITAGQAVAESVRTTLGPKGMDKMLVSDAGDVVVTNDGVTILSEMDIEHPAANMIVEVAETQEDEVGDGTTTAVVEAGELLEEAEALLDQDIHATTLAQGYREAAEEAKSILEDVAIDVDESDTETLEQIAATAMTGKGAESARDLLAELVVSAVTAVSDDEGVDTDNVKVEKAVGGSVDESELVEGVIIDKERVHDNMPYFKEDADVALLDSALEVKETEIDAEVNVTDPDQLQQFLDQEEEQLQEMVDQLVDAGADVVFCQNGIDDMAQHYLAENGILAVRRAKSSDMSRLARATGGRVVSNLDDITADDLGYAGSVAERDIAGDQRIFVEEVEDAKAVTLILRGGTEHVVDEVERAIDDSLGVVRTTLEDGKVLPGGGAPETELSLGLRDYADSVGGREQLAVEAFADAIDVIPRTLAENAGLDPIDSLVDLRSKHDGGETTTGLDAYTGEVVDMEAEGVVEPLRVKTQAIESATEAAVMILRIDDVIAAGDLAGGQTGDDDDGGPPAGGPGGGMGGMGGMGGMGGMGGMGGMM; translated from the coding sequence ATGGGTAACCAGCCCCTCATCGTACTCTCGGACGACTCGCAGCGAACGTCCGGGAAGGACGCACAGTCGATGAACATCACGGCGGGCCAGGCGGTCGCCGAATCGGTCCGTACCACACTCGGCCCGAAAGGGATGGACAAGATGCTCGTCTCCGACGCGGGCGACGTCGTGGTCACGAACGACGGCGTCACCATCCTCTCGGAGATGGACATCGAGCACCCCGCGGCGAACATGATCGTCGAGGTCGCCGAGACCCAGGAGGACGAGGTCGGCGACGGCACCACGACCGCGGTCGTCGAGGCCGGTGAACTCCTCGAAGAGGCCGAGGCGCTCCTCGATCAGGACATCCACGCCACCACGCTCGCGCAGGGCTACCGGGAGGCCGCCGAGGAAGCCAAGTCGATCCTCGAGGACGTCGCCATCGACGTCGACGAGTCCGACACCGAGACGCTCGAACAGATCGCCGCGACCGCGATGACGGGCAAGGGTGCCGAAAGCGCCCGCGACCTCCTCGCGGAGCTCGTCGTCAGCGCGGTCACCGCGGTCAGCGACGACGAGGGCGTCGACACCGACAACGTGAAAGTCGAGAAGGCGGTCGGCGGTTCGGTCGACGAGTCCGAACTCGTCGAGGGCGTCATCATCGACAAGGAGCGCGTCCACGACAACATGCCGTACTTCAAGGAGGACGCCGACGTCGCGCTCCTCGACAGCGCGCTCGAAGTCAAGGAGACCGAGATCGACGCCGAGGTCAACGTCACCGATCCCGACCAGCTCCAGCAGTTCCTCGACCAGGAAGAGGAACAGCTCCAGGAGATGGTCGACCAGCTCGTCGACGCCGGCGCTGACGTCGTGTTCTGTCAGAACGGCATCGACGACATGGCCCAGCACTACCTCGCCGAGAACGGTATTCTGGCCGTGCGCCGGGCCAAATCCAGCGACATGAGCCGGCTCGCTCGCGCGACGGGCGGTCGCGTCGTCTCGAACCTCGACGACATCACCGCGGACGATCTCGGCTACGCCGGGAGCGTCGCGGAACGCGACATCGCCGGTGATCAGCGTATCTTCGTCGAAGAGGTCGAGGACGCGAAAGCCGTGACGCTCATCCTCCGCGGCGGCACCGAGCACGTCGTCGACGAGGTCGAGCGCGCCATCGACGACTCGCTGGGCGTCGTCCGAACGACCCTCGAAGACGGCAAGGTGCTGCCCGGTGGCGGCGCACCCGAGACCGAACTCTCGCTCGGCCTGCGCGACTACGCCGACTCCGTGGGTGGCCGCGAGCAGCTCGCGGTCGAGGCCTTTGCGGACGCGATCGACGTCATCCCGCGCACGCTCGCGGAGAACGCCGGCCTCGATCCGATCGACTCGCTGGTGGATCTCCGCTCGAAGCACGACGGCGGCGAGACCACCACCGGCCTCGACGCCTACACCGGCGAGGTCGTCGACATGGAGGCCGAGGGCGTCGTCGAACCCCTCCGCGTCAAGACCCAGGCGATCGAGTCCGCCACCGAGGCGGCCGTCATGATCCTCCGGATCGACGACGTGATCGCCGCAGGCGACCTCGCGGGCGGCCAGACCGGCGACGACGACGACGGCGGCCCGCCCGCTGGCGGCCCCGGCGGCGGCATGGGTGGCATGGGCGGCATGGGTGGCATGGGCGGTATGGGTGGCATGGGCGGCATGATGTAG
- a CDS encoding ornithine cyclodeaminase family protein, translating to METLLLDQAAVDANARMKEIIRAVEDAFAAYERGDAQMPAKSYIDLPAYNGDFRSMPAYLDAGEWDAAGIKWVNVHPDNPKNFDLPTVLGTMIYSDPETARPLAIMDGTELTMQRTGAAAAVATDHLAREDARSLGLVGAGVQSYTQVEAIADVRPIEEIVVADLDDEAVAAFVEYFDDRFAVRGGSIPEAAACDVLSTVTPSTTPLVSRDDLGEHTHVNAMGADAADKQELDPAILRDARLVIDDHAQTTHSGEISIPYADGVIDDGDIDGAVGEIVVGEASGRTPEDGISVFDSTGLAIQDVATAHVVYEHARENDNGESFAFVSQ from the coding sequence ATGGAAACGCTTCTGTTGGATCAGGCGGCGGTCGACGCGAACGCGCGGATGAAGGAGATCATCCGGGCGGTCGAGGACGCGTTCGCGGCATACGAGCGCGGCGACGCCCAGATGCCCGCGAAGTCATACATCGACCTCCCCGCATACAACGGCGACTTCCGCTCGATGCCCGCCTACCTCGACGCGGGCGAGTGGGACGCCGCCGGCATCAAGTGGGTCAACGTCCACCCCGACAACCCCAAGAACTTCGATCTCCCGACGGTGCTCGGCACGATGATCTACTCCGATCCCGAGACCGCGAGGCCGCTCGCGATCATGGACGGAACAGAGCTCACGATGCAGCGCACCGGCGCGGCGGCCGCGGTCGCGACCGATCACCTCGCCCGCGAGGACGCCCGAAGCCTCGGCCTCGTCGGGGCTGGCGTCCAGTCGTACACCCAGGTCGAGGCGATCGCCGACGTCCGGCCGATCGAGGAGATCGTCGTCGCGGACCTCGACGACGAGGCCGTCGCGGCGTTCGTCGAGTATTTCGACGACCGGTTCGCCGTCCGCGGCGGCTCGATCCCCGAGGCTGCCGCCTGCGACGTGCTCTCGACCGTGACGCCGAGCACCACCCCCCTCGTCTCACGGGACGATCTCGGCGAGCACACCCACGTCAACGCGATGGGAGCCGACGCCGCCGACAAACAGGAGCTCGATCCCGCGATCCTCCGCGACGCCCGCCTCGTGATCGACGACCACGCTCAAACCACTCACTCCGGCGAGATCAGCATCCCGTACGCCGACGGCGTGATCGACGACGGCGACATCGACGGCGCGGTCGGCGAGATCGTCGTCGGTGAAGCGTCGGGCCGCACCCCCGAGGACGGCATCTCGGTGTTCGACAGCACCGGCCTCGCGATCCAGGACGTGGCGACCGCTCACGTGGTCTACGAGCACGCCCGCGAGAACGACAACGGTGAGTCGTTCGCGTTCGTCAGTCAGTAG
- a CDS encoding DUF7535 family protein: MSQDESDDPSLPRKALRTVTPPSQGHRDTEMDVIGWSILVGLLIVALPLLPVLVIVWVLTRLFDRGADRATD; encoded by the coding sequence ATGAGCCAGGACGAATCCGACGATCCATCGCTCCCGCGGAAAGCACTACGAACGGTCACTCCCCCGTCTCAGGGCCATCGCGACACCGAGATGGACGTCATCGGGTGGTCGATCCTCGTTGGCCTCCTGATCGTCGCGCTGCCGTTGCTCCCGGTGCTCGTGATCGTCTGGGTGCTGACGAGACTCTTCGATCGAGGCGCGGATCGAGCTACTGACTGA
- a CDS encoding type II toxin-antitoxin system VapC family toxin yields the protein MILDTSFLIDLMNSQRTAVEKADAIEREGVVQRIPAMTIQELYIGVGYTDTPDDERRKIEAIVDSRPVVDTDAKIARKAGTIDGRLRRDGERIDAGDAAIGATGVVMDEPVLTGNPRHFRHIPGLDVETY from the coding sequence ATGATCCTCGACACCTCCTTTCTCATCGATCTGATGAACAGCCAGCGAACCGCGGTGGAGAAAGCCGACGCGATCGAGCGGGAGGGTGTCGTCCAGCGGATTCCGGCGATGACCATCCAAGAACTCTACATCGGTGTCGGGTACACCGACACACCGGACGACGAACGGCGGAAAATCGAAGCGATTGTCGACTCCCGTCCGGTGGTCGATACCGACGCGAAGATCGCTCGCAAGGCCGGGACGATCGACGGGCGGCTCCGACGTGACGGCGAACGGATCGACGCTGGCGACGCCGCCATCGGTGCTACAGGTGTCGTGATGGACGAACCGGTACTGACCGGGAACCCGCGTCACTTCCGACACATTCCCGGCCTCGATGTCGAGACGTACTGA
- a CDS encoding antitoxin VapB family protein, translating to MSKSVRLDEDVYEFVRARKRDDETFSEVIERLVGGPSLLELVGILTDEEASAFEEAIRESHDAHDREIERFLDGVE from the coding sequence ATGTCGAAGAGCGTCCGCCTTGACGAGGACGTGTACGAATTCGTGCGCGCGCGGAAACGCGACGACGAGACGTTCTCCGAGGTCATCGAACGCCTCGTTGGCGGCCCATCGCTGCTCGAACTCGTCGGAATCCTCACGGACGAGGAGGCGTCGGCGTTCGAGGAGGCGATCCGTGAAAGTCACGACGCGCACGACCGGGAGATCGAACGGTTTCTCGACGGAGTCGAGTGA
- the leuS gene encoding leucine--tRNA ligase: MQQQDTYDHADVEQQWQARWEESDVFRTPDDATDPSYVLGMFPYPSGDLHMGHVRNYTIPDAYARYKRMQGEDVLHPMGWDAFGLPAENAAIEREIHPREWTMDCIDTMRGQMKAMGFGYDWEREVTTCEPDYYRWNQWLFKRFYEEGLAERKGGDVNWCPSCETVLADEQVETDAGGAPEDSHGDGGAVEVCWRCDTPVETRTLDQWFLKITEYADDLLDGIDELEQWPESVRGMQRNWIGRQAGATVEFDTGYGPVEVFTTRLDTLYGATFFALAPGHEVTREIVADDPDLAAQVDELDPEADTDEKNGVFTGEYAINPATGEEIPIYVADFVLADVGTGALMGVPGHDERDHEFATEYDIEIRQVVAPESEEVDVSAAAYTDDGVLVDSGEYDGVTSAEARERLIEDLETAAHHTQYRLRDWLISRQRYWGTPIPVVHCEDCGPVVVPDEDLPVELPEFVPTPTGNPIEEVEEFVETECPDCGAPAERETDTMDTFVDSSWYFLRFTSPDRADAPFDTERANDWLPVDEYVGGIEHAVMHLLYSRFVTRAVSDMELLDVDEPFDHYLAQGMVQLEGTAMSSSKGNVVSPVEIMEEYGADTARLFMMGAARPAKDFDWTERGVRSSNEFIRRLLGTVETFADGDLSTSDTDGRPVDAYLAREIDASIAEATDGYESFRFNEALREARGLVSLLGQYREYTTPDADTFERGLRTAIRLLAPVVPHAAEESWEQLGNEGFVAEAAWPDPDGEIENHAAERRLVENTREDVRDIIDVAGIQSAETIEIAVAPEWKHRALDLAIAADDDVVGTVMADEELREHGEDAADYAKDLAASHQALSESLAPEREYDALHRAAWLLDREFDAEIVLERAGEASEDLAGKARPGRPAIEIHEDE, encoded by the coding sequence ATGCAACAACAGGACACCTACGACCACGCCGACGTCGAACAGCAGTGGCAGGCCCGCTGGGAGGAGTCGGACGTCTTCCGGACCCCCGACGACGCCACCGACCCGAGCTACGTCCTCGGGATGTTCCCGTACCCGTCGGGCGATCTCCACATGGGCCACGTCCGCAACTACACGATTCCGGACGCGTACGCCCGATACAAGCGAATGCAGGGCGAGGACGTGCTCCACCCGATGGGGTGGGATGCGTTCGGCCTGCCCGCCGAGAACGCCGCGATCGAGCGCGAGATCCATCCCCGAGAGTGGACGATGGACTGCATCGACACCATGCGCGGCCAGATGAAGGCGATGGGCTTCGGGTACGACTGGGAGCGCGAGGTCACGACCTGCGAGCCCGACTACTACCGCTGGAATCAGTGGCTCTTCAAGCGCTTTTACGAGGAGGGGCTCGCCGAGCGCAAGGGCGGCGACGTCAACTGGTGTCCGTCCTGCGAGACCGTGCTCGCCGACGAGCAGGTCGAGACCGATGCGGGGGGGGCTCCCGAGGACTCCCACGGAGACGGCGGAGCCGTCGAAGTCTGCTGGCGGTGTGATACCCCCGTCGAGACCAGGACGCTCGATCAGTGGTTCCTGAAGATCACCGAGTACGCCGACGACCTGCTCGACGGGATCGACGAGCTGGAGCAGTGGCCCGAGAGCGTCCGCGGGATGCAGCGCAACTGGATCGGGCGTCAGGCGGGCGCAACCGTCGAGTTCGACACCGGCTACGGGCCGGTCGAGGTCTTTACCACGCGGCTCGACACCCTCTACGGTGCAACCTTCTTCGCGCTCGCGCCTGGCCACGAAGTCACTCGGGAGATCGTCGCCGACGACCCCGACCTCGCGGCGCAGGTCGACGAGCTCGATCCCGAGGCCGACACCGACGAGAAGAACGGCGTGTTCACCGGCGAGTACGCGATCAATCCTGCGACGGGCGAGGAGATCCCGATCTACGTCGCCGACTTCGTGCTCGCCGACGTGGGGACGGGCGCGCTGATGGGCGTGCCCGGCCACGACGAGCGCGACCACGAGTTCGCGACGGAGTACGACATCGAGATCCGTCAGGTCGTCGCGCCCGAATCGGAGGAGGTCGACGTTTCGGCGGCAGCGTACACCGACGACGGCGTGCTCGTCGACAGCGGCGAGTACGACGGCGTGACGAGCGCCGAGGCGCGCGAACGGCTGATCGAGGACCTCGAAACGGCAGCCCACCACACCCAGTACCGGCTGCGCGACTGGCTCATCAGTCGGCAGCGCTACTGGGGCACGCCGATCCCGGTGGTTCACTGTGAGGACTGTGGCCCGGTCGTGGTCCCCGACGAGGACCTCCCAGTGGAGCTCCCGGAGTTCGTCCCGACACCCACCGGCAACCCGATCGAGGAGGTCGAGGAGTTCGTCGAAACCGAGTGTCCCGACTGTGGCGCGCCGGCGGAGCGCGAGACCGACACGATGGACACGTTCGTGGACTCGTCGTGGTACTTCCTCCGATTCACCTCGCCGGATCGCGCGGACGCCCCGTTCGACACCGAGCGCGCGAACGACTGGCTGCCCGTCGACGAGTACGTCGGCGGGATCGAGCACGCGGTCATGCACCTGCTGTACTCGCGGTTCGTGACCCGTGCGGTCTCGGACATGGAGCTGCTCGACGTCGACGAGCCGTTCGATCACTACCTCGCCCAGGGGATGGTCCAGCTGGAGGGGACGGCGATGTCCTCGAGCAAGGGCAACGTGGTCTCGCCCGTCGAGATCATGGAGGAGTACGGTGCGGACACGGCCCGGCTGTTCATGATGGGCGCGGCCCGCCCCGCGAAGGACTTCGACTGGACCGAGCGCGGGGTCCGGTCGAGCAACGAGTTCATCCGGCGACTGCTCGGCACGGTCGAGACGTTCGCCGACGGGGACCTGTCGACATCCGACACGGACGGTCGACCGGTCGACGCATACCTCGCCCGCGAGATCGACGCGTCGATCGCCGAGGCGACCGACGGCTACGAGTCGTTCCGGTTCAACGAGGCGCTCCGGGAGGCGCGTGGCCTGGTCTCGCTGCTCGGCCAGTACCGCGAGTACACGACCCCCGACGCCGACACCTTCGAGCGCGGCCTCCGGACGGCGATCAGGCTGCTCGCGCCCGTCGTCCCCCACGCCGCCGAGGAATCCTGGGAGCAACTCGGCAACGAGGGGTTCGTGGCCGAGGCCGCCTGGCCCGATCCCGACGGCGAAATCGAGAACCACGCCGCCGAGCGACGACTCGTCGAGAACACCCGCGAGGACGTCCGGGACATCATCGACGTCGCCGGGATCCAGAGTGCAGAAACGATCGAAATCGCGGTCGCGCCCGAGTGGAAGCACCGTGCGCTCGACCTCGCGATCGCGGCCGACGACGACGTGGTGGGCACGGTGATGGCCGACGAGGAACTCCGCGAGCACGGCGAGGACGCCGCCGACTACGCGAAGGACCTCGCCGCGAGCCACCAGGCGCTCTCCGAATCGCTCGCTCCCGAGCGCGAGTACGACGCACTCCACCGCGCGGCGTGGCTGCTCGACCGGGAGTTCGACGCCGAGATCGTCCTCGAACGCGCCGGTGAAGCCTCCGAGGACCTCGCCGGCAAGGCCCGACCGGGCCGGCCCGCGATCGAGATCCACGAGGACGAGTAG
- a CDS encoding peroxiredoxin, which yields MTLTAGDAAPDVSAPNQNGEVVAPAFDEPTVVYFYPRDDTPGCTVEANQFEQERESYREAGVTVYGVSTDDVDSHRAFADQESLDFDLLADPDGEVADAFGVDTESGAAARTTFVVADGEIQRVYTGVDPDGHARTVLGDALDAGLASLDD from the coding sequence ATGACGCTCACGGCCGGCGACGCCGCACCCGACGTTTCGGCACCCAACCAGAACGGCGAGGTGGTCGCACCCGCCTTCGACGAGCCCACGGTGGTCTACTTCTACCCGCGCGACGACACGCCTGGCTGCACGGTCGAAGCCAACCAGTTCGAACAGGAACGCGAGAGCTACCGCGAGGCCGGCGTCACGGTCTACGGCGTCTCGACCGACGACGTCGACTCCCACCGCGCGTTCGCCGACCAGGAGAGCCTCGACTTCGATCTGCTCGCCGACCCCGACGGCGAGGTCGCCGACGCGTTCGGGGTCGACACGGAAAGCGGGGCGGCCGCACGGACGACGTTCGTCGTCGCCGACGGCGAGATCCAGCGGGTCTACACCGGCGTCGACCCCGACGGCCACGCCAGGACGGTGCTCGGGGACGCGCTCGATGCGGGCCTCGCGTCGCTCGACGACTGA
- a CDS encoding Hsp20/alpha crystallin family protein, with product MSRRNPFEEIEQMFERMNQQLGQFNDMPVPGTQQLSVDLADRDDAFEVTADLPGYDREDIDLSVADRTLRITAERDESTEAGEGNYLRRERRRRSVSRTLSLPEDVEEEEASAGYTNGVLTVTLPKATGHDDSRSIDID from the coding sequence ATGTCACGACGCAACCCCTTCGAGGAGATCGAGCAGATGTTCGAACGGATGAACCAACAGCTCGGCCAGTTCAACGACATGCCGGTCCCCGGGACCCAGCAGCTCTCGGTCGACCTCGCCGACCGCGACGACGCCTTCGAGGTCACCGCCGACCTGCCGGGCTACGACCGCGAGGACATCGATCTCTCGGTGGCCGACCGCACCCTTCGGATCACCGCCGAGCGTGACGAGTCGACCGAGGCGGGCGAGGGGAACTACCTCCGTCGCGAGCGTCGCCGTCGATCGGTCAGTCGCACCCTCTCGCTGCCCGAGGACGTCGAGGAGGAGGAAGCTAGCGCCGGCTACACCAACGGCGTCCTCACCGTGACGCTCCCGAAGGCCACGGGTCACGACGACTCGCGCAGCATCGACATCGACTGA
- the pheA gene encoding prephenate dehydratase, with translation MKAVTLGPEGTYSHRAARAIADEVEFRESVTGIVAAVADGAAPRGVLPVENSIEGSVTESLDALTEYEVAVVRELVTPIRHALLAQGPDFATVASHSQALAQCRAFLDVEHPDVALEAVASTARGVERAREDSTMAAIAHPDTAGDDLSVLAEGIQDQASNATRFVAIAPRAERSAAGGKTSLVVYPNDDYPGLLLDLLEPFADRGINLTRAESRPSGERLGDYVFHIDVAAGLYEERTREAVEAIEAIAAEGWVCRLGSYDTEHVVA, from the coding sequence ATGAAGGCAGTCACGCTCGGACCCGAGGGGACCTACTCCCATCGGGCGGCGCGGGCGATCGCCGACGAGGTCGAGTTCCGTGAGTCGGTCACGGGGATCGTCGCAGCGGTCGCCGACGGCGCAGCCCCGCGGGGCGTGCTCCCGGTCGAGAACAGCATCGAGGGCTCCGTGACCGAGAGCCTCGACGCGCTCACCGAGTACGAGGTGGCGGTCGTGCGCGAACTCGTCACCCCGATTCGCCACGCGCTGCTCGCGCAGGGACCCGACTTCGCCACCGTGGCGAGTCACTCCCAGGCGCTCGCGCAGTGCCGGGCGTTTCTCGACGTCGAGCATCCAGACGTCGCGCTCGAAGCGGTCGCCTCCACCGCCCGGGGCGTCGAGCGCGCCCGCGAGGACTCGACGATGGCGGCGATCGCCCACCCCGATACCGCCGGCGACGATCTCTCAGTGCTCGCCGAGGGAATCCAGGACCAGGCCTCGAACGCTACCCGGTTCGTCGCGATCGCGCCGCGCGCCGAACGCTCGGCGGCCGGCGGGAAGACTTCGCTCGTCGTCTACCCGAACGACGACTATCCCGGGCTGCTGCTCGATCTGCTCGAACCGTTCGCCGATCGCGGGATCAACCTCACTCGGGCCGAGTCGCGCCCGAGCGGCGAACGCCTCGGCGATTACGTCTTCCATATCGACGTCGCTGCCGGGCTCTACGAGGAGCGCACCCGGGAGGCGGTCGAGGCCATCGAGGCCATCGCCGCGGAGGGATGGGTCTGCCGCCTCGGCTCCTATGATACCGAACACGTCGTGGCGTGA